Proteins from a single region of Corynebacterium casei LMG S-19264:
- a CDS encoding DeoR/GlpR family DNA-binding transcription regulator, translated as MYAEERRRQIASLTAVEGRVNVTELSERFDVTAETIRRDLAVLDREGVVHRVHGGAVASQSFQTSELTLDTRLRSATTAKMAIARAAMEFLPQGHGSIFLDAGTTTSAVADLIGQSPAAHQLSIVSNSLPIALSLANNGVQYVQLLGGTVRAITQAVVGDTALRTMALLRADVAFIGTNALTLDHGLSTADAQEAAIKSAFVTNAHKVVVLCDSSKLGTDYLVSFAPISEVDVVITDSGASEVFLNSLRDREIEVVVVPDAHRS; from the coding sequence ATGTACGCTGAGGAGCGTCGCCGACAAATTGCTTCATTGACTGCAGTAGAGGGTCGTGTCAACGTCACCGAGCTGTCTGAGCGCTTCGATGTCACTGCTGAAACCATCCGTCGTGACCTTGCGGTACTCGACCGAGAAGGCGTTGTGCATCGTGTCCACGGTGGCGCCGTGGCATCACAGTCTTTCCAAACTTCTGAATTGACTCTTGACACGCGTCTGCGTTCAGCAACCACCGCAAAGATGGCGATCGCCCGTGCCGCTATGGAATTTCTCCCCCAGGGCCACGGCAGTATCTTTCTCGACGCGGGTACAACCACGAGCGCAGTGGCGGATCTGATTGGTCAATCCCCTGCTGCGCATCAGTTGTCTATCGTCTCGAATAGTCTGCCCATTGCATTATCGCTGGCGAATAACGGTGTGCAGTATGTCCAGCTGCTTGGCGGCACGGTTCGCGCCATCACGCAGGCTGTTGTGGGCGATACGGCACTGCGCACGATGGCGTTGCTTCGTGCAGATGTCGCTTTCATCGGCACCAACGCCCTCACTTTGGACCATGGGTTGTCCACTGCGGATGCGCAGGAAGCAGCCATCAAGTCTGCCTTCGTTACCAACGCCCACAAGGTAGTTGTCTTGTGTGACTCATCGAAGTTGGGCACGGACTACTTAGTTAGTTTCGCCCCAATTTCTGAGGTCGATGTCGTTATCACTGATAGCGGCGCATCTGAGGTCTTCTTGAACTCCCTGCGTGATCGCGAGATTGAAGTAGTCGTTGTTCCTGATGCACACCGTTCTTAG
- the lexA gene encoding transcriptional repressor LexA → MAKPRGVTPRPDISELSPRQRRILEVIKDAVVLRGYPPSIREIGDAVGLQSTSSVAYQLNQLEQKGFLRRDPNKPRAVDLRQFAMDDEPKPGRKSTAEAPIDATLPEGAAGVSYIPVVGRIAAGAPITAEENVDSYYPLPDEIVGKGELYMLKVVGESMKDAAILDGDWVIIRSQPTAESGDFVAALLDNEEATVKEFHQDSSGVWLLPHNEAFAPIPGDDAKIMGKVVSVIRKI, encoded by the coding sequence ATGGCCAAACCACGAGGAGTTACTCCCCGTCCAGATATTTCCGAGCTGTCGCCGCGACAGCGCCGGATCCTCGAAGTCATCAAAGATGCTGTTGTTTTGCGCGGTTATCCGCCAAGCATTCGCGAAATCGGTGACGCGGTTGGACTTCAGTCCACCTCTTCCGTTGCTTACCAGCTGAACCAGCTGGAGCAGAAGGGCTTCCTTCGTCGAGATCCAAACAAGCCACGCGCTGTGGATCTTCGCCAGTTTGCAATGGATGATGAGCCGAAGCCAGGACGCAAGAGCACCGCAGAGGCTCCGATTGACGCCACCCTTCCGGAAGGTGCAGCAGGCGTTAGCTACATCCCGGTTGTCGGTCGTATTGCTGCGGGTGCTCCGATTACGGCAGAAGAGAATGTGGACTCCTACTACCCTCTCCCCGATGAGATTGTGGGCAAGGGCGAGCTCTACATGCTCAAGGTCGTTGGCGAATCCATGAAGGACGCAGCCATCCTTGACGGCGACTGGGTAATTATCCGTTCCCAGCCCACCGCGGAATCCGGCGACTTCGTCGCGGCACTCCTGGACAATGAGGAAGCCACAGTCAAGGAATTCCACCAGGACTCCAGTGGCGTGTGGCTACTTCCCCACAATGAGGCATTTGCACCTATTCCAGGTGATGACGCCAAGATTATGGGCAAGGTTGTCTCTGTAATCCGCAAGATTTAA
- the nrdR gene encoding transcriptional regulator NrdR, which translates to MYCPFCHYEQSRVIDSRVIDAGSAIRRRRECASCQGRFTTIEKAILLVVKRNGLAEPFSRDKLIRGVRRACQGRDVSDDALKRLAQEVEERVRSHGSSQVNANDVGLAILEPLRDLDEVAYLRFASVYKSFDSADDFESEIRLMRRRERDV; encoded by the coding sequence GTGTACTGCCCTTTTTGCCATTACGAACAATCCCGTGTGATCGACTCCCGCGTTATCGATGCAGGCTCAGCTATACGCCGTCGCCGTGAGTGCGCCTCATGCCAGGGACGTTTCACCACCATTGAAAAAGCCATCCTCTTGGTGGTCAAGCGTAATGGTTTGGCTGAACCGTTTAGCCGTGACAAACTGATTCGCGGTGTTCGTCGAGCTTGCCAGGGGCGCGACGTCTCCGATGATGCTTTGAAGCGCCTAGCGCAGGAGGTAGAGGAGCGGGTGCGTAGTCACGGCAGCTCCCAGGTCAACGCTAATGATGTCGGCCTAGCCATCCTGGAGCCGCTCCGCGACTTGGATGAGGTTGCGTATTTGCGCTTTGCTTCCGTCTACAAGTCTTTCGATAGCGCGGATGACTTCGAGTCTGAGATTCGCCTCATGCGTCGCCGCGAACGCGACGTTTGA